Proteins from one Algicella marina genomic window:
- the tssH gene encoding type VI secretion system ATPase TssH: MSEISRVALFGKLNSLGYKAVESATVFCKLRGNPYVEVVHWLYQILQGQDSDLHRIIAHYDLDHGRVAADMTRALDALPRGASAISDLSSHLEDAMERGWVYGSLLYSSNQVRTGHLLLGMLKTPGLRNVLFGVSEQFRHIKTDDLAEDFAAATNGSPEEGLRPQGGSNTGGGVAPGTHSQAMAPAQMGKEEALQQFCTDLTQDARDGKIDPIVGRDEEIRQIVDVLMRRRQNNPILTGEAGVGKTAVVEGFALRIARGDVPPALKEARLLALDVGLLQAGASMKGEFENRLRGVIDEVQASPVPIIMFVDETHTLVGAGGAAGTGDAANLLKPALARGTLRTIGATTWAEYKKHIEKDPALTRRFQVVQVEEPEISKAVLMMRGIASMLEKHHRVQVLDEGLEAAVMLSARYIPARQLPDKSVSVLDTACARVAVSQHAVPAEVDDSRNRIATLETELEIIGRDETAGYNTAERRAVAEEAKAREEERLKGLTERWDAEKAVVSDIIDLRAKLREGGAAVDAPAETAEVASSPLTVEQREELMTELRRRNDDLTGLQGENPLILPIVDAQAVATVVGDWTGIPVGRMVRDEIQTVLSLDEHLSRRVIGQDHAMKMIAKRIQTSRAGLDNPNKPIGVFLLAGTSGVGKTETALALAESLYGGEQNVITINMSEYQEAHSVSSLKGAPPGYVGYGEGGVLTEAVRRKPYSVVLLDEVEKAHPDVHEIFFQVFDKGVMEDGEGRVIDFKNTLILLTSNAGSDLIMDLCADPELMPEPDGIAKALREPLLKIFPAALLGRLVTIPYYPLSPSMIAEITKLQLGRIQKRVSETHNVPFSYSDAVVEEIVGRCQELESGGRMIDAIVTNTMLPEISAEFLKRMMEGGEIDQVAIDVTGGEFTYSFNA, encoded by the coding sequence ATGAGTGAAATCAGCCGCGTCGCCCTTTTTGGAAAACTGAACTCCCTTGGCTACAAGGCGGTCGAAAGCGCCACCGTCTTCTGCAAGCTGCGGGGCAATCCCTACGTGGAGGTCGTTCACTGGCTCTACCAGATACTTCAGGGGCAGGACAGTGACCTGCACAGGATCATCGCGCACTACGATTTGGATCATGGTAGGGTGGCGGCGGACATGACGCGTGCACTTGATGCCCTGCCACGTGGAGCCAGCGCAATCTCCGATCTTTCCAGCCACCTTGAAGACGCAATGGAGCGTGGATGGGTTTACGGTTCATTGCTCTACAGCTCCAATCAGGTGCGGACAGGGCATCTCCTTTTGGGGATGTTGAAGACGCCCGGACTACGGAACGTGCTTTTTGGCGTTTCGGAGCAATTCAGACATATCAAGACTGACGATCTGGCAGAAGACTTTGCAGCAGCCACAAACGGTTCGCCTGAAGAAGGTCTGCGACCGCAGGGTGGCTCCAACACTGGCGGCGGTGTGGCGCCGGGCACCCACTCACAGGCAATGGCGCCTGCACAGATGGGTAAGGAAGAGGCGCTGCAGCAATTCTGTACGGACCTGACGCAAGATGCGCGCGACGGAAAAATAGACCCGATCGTTGGACGCGACGAGGAAATCCGACAGATCGTGGATGTGCTGATGCGGCGCCGACAGAACAACCCGATTCTGACAGGAGAGGCAGGTGTAGGCAAAACTGCCGTCGTCGAAGGCTTCGCGCTGCGGATCGCGCGCGGCGATGTGCCGCCGGCGCTGAAAGAGGCCCGTCTTCTGGCTCTTGATGTCGGGCTACTGCAGGCCGGCGCTTCGATGAAGGGCGAGTTCGAAAATCGCCTGCGCGGCGTGATCGACGAGGTACAGGCTAGCCCGGTGCCGATAATCATGTTCGTGGATGAAACGCATACTCTGGTCGGGGCGGGCGGCGCGGCCGGTACCGGAGATGCGGCGAACCTTCTGAAACCGGCCCTCGCCCGGGGCACATTGCGGACGATTGGCGCCACGACCTGGGCCGAGTACAAGAAACACATAGAGAAAGACCCGGCTCTCACCCGTCGGTTTCAGGTTGTTCAGGTTGAGGAACCGGAAATTTCCAAAGCCGTATTGATGATGCGTGGCATCGCATCAATGCTTGAGAAGCATCATCGGGTGCAGGTTTTGGACGAAGGATTGGAGGCAGCCGTCATGCTCTCGGCCCGATACATTCCCGCGCGCCAGTTGCCGGACAAGTCCGTAAGTGTTCTGGACACAGCCTGTGCCCGCGTTGCCGTAAGCCAGCACGCCGTTCCTGCGGAAGTGGACGACAGTCGAAACCGCATTGCCACCTTGGAGACGGAATTGGAGATCATCGGGCGTGATGAAACCGCTGGATACAATACTGCTGAACGCCGGGCAGTTGCTGAAGAGGCGAAAGCCCGTGAGGAGGAGCGCCTGAAAGGCTTGACGGAACGCTGGGATGCCGAGAAGGCCGTTGTCAGTGACATCATCGACCTTCGCGCGAAACTGCGAGAGGGTGGAGCAGCGGTGGATGCGCCTGCGGAAACCGCAGAGGTTGCGTCAAGTCCGCTGACTGTCGAACAGCGTGAAGAACTGATGACAGAGCTTCGGCGGAGAAATGACGATCTTACGGGGTTGCAGGGTGAAAACCCGCTTATTCTGCCCATCGTCGATGCTCAGGCCGTGGCCACAGTCGTGGGTGACTGGACGGGTATTCCTGTCGGGCGGATGGTCCGCGATGAAATTCAGACGGTTTTGTCGCTTGACGAACATCTTTCCCGGCGGGTTATCGGGCAGGATCATGCCATGAAAATGATCGCCAAACGCATTCAGACCAGCCGGGCGGGATTAGACAATCCCAACAAGCCCATCGGTGTCTTCCTCCTCGCCGGAACTTCCGGTGTCGGCAAGACGGAGACCGCGTTGGCGCTGGCCGAGTCCCTATACGGCGGAGAGCAGAACGTCATCACGATCAACATGTCGGAATATCAGGAAGCGCACAGCGTTTCTTCCCTGAAGGGCGCACCCCCGGGCTACGTAGGATACGGCGAAGGCGGCGTGCTGACGGAAGCTGTGCGACGCAAACCCTACTCTGTGGTACTTCTGGACGAGGTCGAAAAGGCGCATCCGGATGTCCACGAAATTTTCTTTCAGGTCTTCGACAAGGGCGTGATGGAAGACGGGGAAGGCAGGGTCATCGATTTCAAGAACACGCTGATCCTGCTTACGTCGAACGCAGGGTCGGATCTGATAATGGATCTCTGCGCCGATCCGGAGCTGATGCCAGAGCCCGATGGTATTGCCAAGGCCCTTCGCGAGCCACTGCTGAAGATCTTTCCGGCGGCACTTCTCGGGCGTTTGGTGACGATACCCTACTACCCGCTCAGTCCTTCAATGATTGCCGAAATTACCAAGCTTCAGCTTGGCCGCATCCAGAAACGCGTATCAGAAACGCACAACGTACCGTTCTCCTACTCCGATGCGGTAGTGGAGGAAATCGTGGGACGTTGTCAGGAGCTGGAAAGCGGTGGCAGGATGATAGATGCCATCGTCACAAATACGATGCTGCCGGAAATTTCGGCGGAATTCCTCAAGCGGATGATGGAAGGCGGTGAGATCGATCAGGTGGCGATAGACGTGACCGGTGGCGAATTCACTTACAGTTTTAACGCGTAA